The Thermotoga maritima MSB8 region CGATCTTTTTCTCTGTTTTTCTACCTTTCAACAATCCTTCTAAAGCCTCAACCAAATCTTTAACACAATCGCCCTCAGAAAATCTCATTTTTTGTTTTAAAGATGGATACCACCCCTTGAAATTTCTCCCTACTTTGAAAACCTCTCTTAGGACTTCTAAAGGAGAATTCCCGCTAAATTTTGTTATTTCAAAAATTTTGTAATCGCAAAAACAGGGAAAATCCGGTATGCCGTTGAAATTGGTTCTTCCCAACTTGATTTTTACTTTTGATGACGAATTGTGATGATTCACAAATTCTCTGATGTGCTCTTGACACTCACTGATCACCAGATTGTAGTCATTTCTAGTAAGTTTTGGATCCACAATCTCGAATTCTCCAAAACCTTTCCTCGTCTTCGCTCCAAAACCGGAAAAAGTGGAAACGAGTTTGAGCAAACTCAGAATTATTCCTTTAATACTATCGTTTGCCGTCTGGAGAATTATGATAAAATTTTTTCCTTCTTGGAGATATTCATAAATTCCACTTTTGTCGTACAAACCGTACAAAGCATATTTTGTATCTTTTAAGCGGTCATCGGTAAAAGAAAACCTGTTATTCATGTATTTTCCCAAAGCTTGCGATTCTCCTTCCACCTTAACCTCCAAACTAAAAGAAGATTTTCTTTCCTGAGATCCGAAGATCAATCCCTCAAGATATTTCAAGCCCTTGTATTTCTCTTTTTCCCATCTCTCTTTCTCTTTCTTACTGAGATTTTCTAAACCTTCGAGTGAGTATATGTCTATCACCGTTGGAGCGATGGCACGAAACCAGAATCTGAGGACCCCTTTGATGCTTTGCGGCCTCAGCTCGAAGGGATATACTCTGTTTCCGTTCTCCCACTTCGGCTCAGCTGCGCCTCTTGAAAACATAGGAGTTACAACCTTACATTCGATCTCCAAAACACTCACCCCCTCAGAAGATGAAGCCATCTTCTCCTTTCTCCACTCCCAGAGTTTCCAGGTTGAACACCTTTTGAGAGTCCATAACGTAAAATCTAACTGAGTCTTCTTTCTCGTCTATCAGTCTTGAAACCTCCAATTTCAGCTTTTCATATTTTCCGGGGGAAAGTTCCCCCTCCAGAACGGAGTTTTGAACCCATTTGAGGTATTTTCTGGCTATTTTCAAAATTTTTGCTACTCTTTTTTCGTTCACGTCGTAAACCATTATGACGTACATTCCAATCATTCCTCGGATCCGAAAACCTGTTCACCTATGAGGTGCTTCTCCAGTTTATGAAGTTCCATCTTTATCAGAGATCTCATGGAAACGTACCGGTTCAACTTTTTGTGGAAAACTGTTTCCCTCAAAGCCTGTTCGTAATTTTTGACAAACAGACTTTTTCCCTCGTCGTTGAGCATTAGACCCTCTGAAATTTCATCGAAATGTTTTTCGTTTATCTGACGAGTGTTGACGAGATTCAAAAACAACCTGTCCACTACAGCTGGTTTGAATAGCTCTGCTATATCGAGATTGAGTGAGAACCTTCTGAAGTTCGTCTCATGGAGATAACCTATCCTCGGGTCCAGATGTGTCTGATAGATGAGGCTCAAAACAGTCGTATAAAGGAGCGAATTTCCGAAACTGATAAGCGTGTTGGCAAAATTCTTGGGAGGTCTTCGTGTTCTCTTCTCTATACGGAATCTTTCATCTGACACGAGACTGTCTATCATCGAGTAGTACTCTTCTCTCGCGTTTCCTTCTATTCCCATCAACTCTGATACATTGCTCGCCTCTTCTGCTTTCTTTTTATATCTCGTTAGTGAATCAGCCCGAACTTTTCGTTTTTTCAAAAAGTCGACCATGTTTTGAAACGATCTTGAAACTATTTCTCTTGCTATGAGCATTCTCTTTTCTTGGTTAATGTAGTGTTCAGCCTGTTTCAGTATCAGAAAACCGCTGTTTAAATACTCTCTGGGATAAAAAGTGCCTACATAATACCCCTCTCTGTTGAAAAAGTGAATAGGAATTCTTTTCTGAGAAAGAAACTCGAGGAATCTTTTGTTGAGATCTACCTCCCCAAAAACCTTTATATCCATCACGTTTTCAACGGGTATGTACTTTCGGCCCGATTCTGTTTCGAGGCAAATGGTATTCGCTTTTCTTTTCAACGTTCCGCTTGAAAAGAGATAGACGCTCTCCATCCTTCCACCTCACGAAAAACAGAAAAGTTCATAACCACACTTTCGGCAAATTCCTTTTCTCTTGGGTGGTGGAGGAGTTTCTTCTTCAAGGAGGGAAGATACTTCCTCGAGGACCTTTTTGATTTTCTCTCTGTTTTCTTCTGTGAGCTCAACCGGTATTCTTTTGTTCTCTTTTGGTACTATGATCTCTCCCCTCGCTTTCACACCTTTTTCCTCGAGCCTGTAAAGATAGTAAAGGAGCTGGTACTCAGCTCCCCTTTTTGAAGCGGATGATTTTTTCACTTCGCCAACCACTCTCACTCCTTCTCTTTCAAACATGGTATCGATCTTCATACCAGGAAGCATGACAGAATCGCTGTAGTCTTCGTGGATGAACCTTCCTATCTCTATGTGCATGTTTCCCTGATCTGGAAGAACCCCATGCGCCATCAGCCATGCTTCCCTTTTGCAGTTTATATAGCTCAAAACAACAGATCCAGAAATCATCATATGATGATCACCTCATCGGATCCTTCCACTCTCAAACCTTTCACGGGGTGGTACCATTTGTCGAGAACGTTCCTGTGAATAACCATCATGCCGGCAATCGTGTGTGGGAATGGAAGATCCCTCTTTATCCTCGCGCTCACGATGTAGGGGGAAAGTTCCCTGAACAAACTTTTCACGAGAGAGAAGTTTTCTCTTGATCTTTTCCCACTGAAGATCTCTGCAAATTCTTCGAATACTCTTTGAGCCTCTTCATCAACAAGAACGATGAACGGCACCGTTGGCTCTGGTTCAATGAGACTGAATTCTCCTATTTTTTTGAAATTCAAATTCTCGAGCGCCTTGCCGATTCCTTTCTTGTCCGGATTGCCGTACGTTTTCACGTAGCTGAAGAAATCCTCCACGAGCATGAAAAACTCGCTTTCCTCCAGAAATTTGTGGTTTTTCAACACGTTCATGGAAGTTTCTGTGAGAAAGCTCCCGTAAACATATGAGGAAAAGAGGGTGTTTTTTCTCTCATTCCTGACGGGTACGACTATCACTTCTCCCTTTTCCAACTCGAAGTGCCTGTTGCACCTCCCCGCTGCCTGAACAATACTGTCAACAGGTGCTATGTCTCTTATCACCCTCTCGAATGAGATATCAACACCTGCTTCCACCACCTGAGTGGAGACACACAGATCGTACTCATTTATCTTCGAAACGATCTCCAGTCTGTGCTTTGGTATCACCCTGGAGGAAAGGAAACAGGTTTTTCCCATGCCTTCAACAACGTCGTATATCTCCTCGGCTTCTCTTATCGTGTTTGTTATGATGAGCGTTCTTTTTCCATCCTTCAAGGTCTCTCTTACGAATTCCTTGTATTCTTCAAAGCTCATTTCTTTTTCTACTTTCAGAACAGTTCTGTTCAAGGCTGTGAAATAAACATTCTTGTTAGACACCACTTCCAGAGCCTCTTTCAAAAGAGCGGGCTTTGTCGCTGTGGAGAGCAAAACGGTGGTGCCCATTTTCGAGAGGAATTCAACGGTTTTTTCAACAGGGGTCCAGTATTCGTGAGGTATTGCCTGGACCTCATCAAGTATGAGAACAGCTTTTGGGAATTTGTAGAAGAACGGAATCTTTCTGAAAGTGATGAGAGACTCCAGAAGCGACACGAATGTTGTGACTACCACCCTGGAGTGCCAGAGGTTCATCAGGAGATCTTCGTATTTATCAGGTTCCTCATAAGCTGGATTTGCAAGGTGATGAAAGGGAAGGACGAAGAATGGGCTTTCTGTTTCAAATATTTCCTTTATCTTATCGACGGTCTGCTCAATTATGTTTATGAAGGGAAGAGCGTATATTACGATCGTGTCTTCATCAGCGAGATGGCTGGCAAAAAGGAGATTTGCAATAGTTTTTCCTATTCCCGTCGGTGCGGTTATGGAGTATATCTTTCCTCTTTCGGGTTTGAAGCTCAAGATTTCCTCCTGAAATTTCCACCTCAGAGAATCGATCTGGTTTTTTCTGCCAAGCTTTTCTCTGTAGGAGAGAATCTTCTCCTTTTCATAAGAAGGAAGGGAGGGAAGCGGTTCGCTCTTGAAAACCACATCCTCCCTATCCGAAGAAACGAGTATGGACATAAAAAGGTGGATCAAAAAGTAGTCAGATAGGTCTTTTTTTCCAAGGATAGAGAACTTACTGATCGATCTTTTTATCCTTTCTATTGTTTCTGATAGCTTAAGATCATGAAGATCATATCTTCTCAGGAAATCCTCTGGAATGGCTGAGAACTGCTTTTCCAGGACTTTCTCATCTATTTCTATATCCAGAAAGTTCCTGAAATCTCCGTGGTGTCTTCTTATTATTTCGAAGCCGAATATTCTGAGTTTGTCCGGCAAGTTTTTTGACCTGTGAAAGAAAGCAACCGCGGAGAAAAGAGCGTGCGCACTCAAAGATCTTTCGACTCTTTCACCGCTCAAATGCTTCTGAAAGTAGATTGTACTCTTTCCAACATCGTGCGATTCAGAGAGCAGGGAAACGAATTCTTCCAGAACATTTTCATCGTATCCGAAAAGTTCTTCCCAGGAAAGATCAAGCGACCTGAATTTTTCCAGAGAGCGTCTTTTAACACCCTCAAGATGATCAATCAGTCTTCTGTCAGGATGAGATTTCATCACATCCACACTATGTTCTGCTCTCCCACCCTCCACACTTCTCCCCCTTCCACCTTCACAGGAGATAAGTCCCTCTTGAAAATGTAAACCGCAGATTCAAGCATGTTTCGCTCTTTGTCCATTTTTCTTGTGACCCTCTCGAATATGAGATAGTGTGAAGGCTCCGGCAAAAGCTTTACTGTGTTCGGAACAACCGTGTGGACCTCGCAGGGAAAATCTGCTACACGGGTTGCTTCGTACTTTCCCACGTAATTCAGTCTGGCAATAAAGCTTGCCACACCAAGGTAAGGTGTGAAGATGGTTTCGCTGTGTTCGAGAAGGTTCTTCAACCTCTCAAAATCTTCGTCTTCCCAGCTGAAAAACACCCTGTAAGCAGGATTCTTCAGAAGTTGAAGACTTATTCTTGTTCTTTTTGAAGCTTTTTTGTCTTTCTTTGTTTCCACAAAGTTCGTTCCCGTTCGCAGAAACTTCAAAGGATTTTTTATCTGAACCGCCACTTTTGCACTGTCGAGTCTTTCGGGTGTGGAATATCCCAGAACACACCCCACAAGCCCCAAAAGAGTGGTTCTTGGTGGAAAGGGAAGGGTGTACGATGATGTCGTTGTGTAAGGTCTTCTGAAGAGAGCGTAGGGAGCAGAAACATCAAAGACCAGAACTTTCATTCTCACCACTCCAGTTTTACAAGCTGGAAACCTCCGAATATCTCCTCAAAAGGCTTCTCTTCTCCGTTCTCCGCGAGTTTTAAGCGGTTGTCAACAGAGTATTCTATTCTTTCGATCTTGTCCTTAAGGGATTCCAGAACCTGCTTGAGTTCGGTAACGTCGAGTTTCAACTCGGAGATGTCTCTTATTTCTTCATCTTCTTTCTCGGACACGACCTTCACAAGGTAATCGAGTTCTCCGGAGTGGTAGTTCACACCTTCCTTGTAAACAACTCTCATCAGGAGTCTGGGATTGTGCTCCATTTTCGATCTTGTGATGAGGTTCTTCGTACCCATCCAGATTCCTTCAAGAAGCTTGGAAACATCTTCTTCGGTGAGTCCTGTAAACTTTGCAGAATTCTGATTTATCACACCGTAGAATGCTATGAGGGCATAGGGTACAACCTGATCCTCACGAAAACTCCTCTGTTTTGAATTCTCGGTTGCGAACGCAGCAGTTCCCTGGATAGTCATGAGTTTGACTCTGTGAAGACTCGTTCCGTATCTGAACTGAACAGGACCAGTTATGGAAGATTCCATAGCTCCTTTTTTCGACTGAGGAATAACGGCACCGAAGAGTCTGATATCGATGCACTTCTGGCATGCGTCGTTTACGTCCTTGATTCCAAGCTCTTTGACTCTGTCTTCCGGTACCACCGCTTCACCGGTCACCCAGAGCGTTTCGTCGTAGCACTCCGCAAGATAATCCCTCACAGTTCTTTTGAGTCTCACGTCTGTGACAAAGAGTCTGGATGTTTCTTCATCAAAGCGCGGTCTGTTCTCATCGAGTGGATCACCGTTCGGATTTGCCCACTTCACATCGTAGATGAAAAGCACTTCACTCCTGTTCTTCACTGGATTCATCGACCCCTACCTCCCTGAAGAAAGTTTTCCCGAGAGAAAGTCCCGAGACGAAGACAAAACTGATCTCGTCGGGTGATGCTGACCAGTTCCCAGCTTCGAGGAAAGCTTCAGCAGTCTCCCTGAAAAGCTCTGCCACACTTTCACTCATTCCACCGTAGGCTTCGATCTTGGCTCTGATTTCCGGAAGAAGCCCCTCCACATCTCTCTTTGTCAGTCTGAGTCCTTTCAGTTTCTTCGTGAAAGCCTTCGAGTTTCTTTTAACGTACTGCAGATAAAGAAGGTAATTTGCCAGAACTCCTTCTAAAAAGACTGCTTTCTTCCACGGTTCATCGAAAAACTCCGGATACCTGGAGAAGAAATCTTCACCCTTCAAAACGGAAGCACCCCCCTTTAAGACGTTCAAGCGTCTCAGATAAACATACGTGGCAAAAGCTTCACGTGCAGAAAGTAAAGTATCATTTCCAAAGAAATCGCTTCTTATTTTCGAAAGAAAGAGAGTCAGCAGCAGTTTTTTATCAAACGTTCCCTCAGAGAATACAGCACTAAACAGGGAGTTGAAGTATCTGTCCAGATCCTCGAAGAATTTGTGAATCACTGAGAAGTTCACAGAAACTTTGAAACCGTCTTCTTTGAGTTGAGATTCTATCTTCTTTGATTCTTCAAGGATCCGTCTTACTCTGGTAGGCGAGACTTCCTCAACGTGAAGAACTATTCTTTCTGCCTGTTGTTCTTTTTCTATCAGTACAAAATCGTAAACAGCTCTTTCGTTTTCCGAAAGAACTTTTTCAATCT contains the following coding sequences:
- the cmr1 gene encoding type III-B CRISPR module RAMP protein Cmr1 codes for the protein MSVLEIECKVVTPMFSRGAAEPKWENGNRVYPFELRPQSIKGVLRFWFRAIAPTVIDIYSLEGLENLSKKEKERWEKEKYKGLKYLEGLIFGSQERKSSFSLEVKVEGESQALGKYMNNRFSFTDDRLKDTKYALYGLYDKSGIYEYLQEGKNFIIILQTANDSIKGIILSLLKLVSTFSGFGAKTRKGFGEFEIVDPKLTRNDYNLVISECQEHIREFVNHHNSSSKVKIKLGRTNFNGIPDFPCFCDYKIFEITKFSGNSPLEVLREVFKVGRNFKGWYPSLKQKMRFSEGDCVKDLVEALEGLLKGRKTEKKIEIPTAVVGLPIQYQNLGRGEIRRLKVIVSSSLRGLGIDDIDGRKASPLFLSVHEGERGKWKLVVLLMRSRVTNDGELITEVKGGKTPSSGIKTIVKEEKDYKNLLEWIKKLGGKEIQGG
- the cas2 gene encoding CRISPR-associated endonuclease Cas2, with product MYVIMVYDVNEKRVAKILKIARKYLKWVQNSVLEGELSPGKYEKLKLEVSRLIDEKEDSVRFYVMDSQKVFNLETLGVEKGEDGFIF
- the cas1b gene encoding type I-B CRISPR-associated endonuclease Cas1b, which encodes MESVYLFSSGTLKRKANTICLETESGRKYIPVENVMDIKVFGEVDLNKRFLEFLSQKRIPIHFFNREGYYVGTFYPREYLNSGFLILKQAEHYINQEKRMLIAREIVSRSFQNMVDFLKKRKVRADSLTRYKKKAEEASNVSELMGIEGNAREEYYSMIDSLVSDERFRIEKRTRRPPKNFANTLISFGNSLLYTTVLSLIYQTHLDPRIGYLHETNFRRFSLNLDIAELFKPAVVDRLFLNLVNTRQINEKHFDEISEGLMLNDEGKSLFVKNYEQALRETVFHKKLNRYVSMRSLIKMELHKLEKHLIGEQVFGSEE
- the cas4 gene encoding CRISPR-associated protein Cas4, whose translation is MMISGSVVLSYINCKREAWLMAHGVLPDQGNMHIEIGRFIHEDYSDSVMLPGMKIDTMFEREGVRVVGEVKKSSASKRGAEYQLLYYLYRLEEKGVKARGEIIVPKENKRIPVELTEENREKIKKVLEEVSSLLEEETPPPPKRKGICRKCGYELFCFS
- a CDS encoding CRISPR-associated helicase/endonuclease Cas3 produces the protein MEGGRAEHSVDVMKSHPDRRLIDHLEGVKRRSLEKFRSLDLSWEELFGYDENVLEEFVSLLSESHDVGKSTIYFQKHLSGERVERSLSAHALFSAVAFFHRSKNLPDKLRIFGFEIIRRHHGDFRNFLDIEIDEKVLEKQFSAIPEDFLRRYDLHDLKLSETIERIKRSISKFSILGKKDLSDYFLIHLFMSILVSSDREDVVFKSEPLPSLPSYEKEKILSYREKLGRKNQIDSLRWKFQEEILSFKPERGKIYSITAPTGIGKTIANLLFASHLADEDTIVIYALPFINIIEQTVDKIKEIFETESPFFVLPFHHLANPAYEEPDKYEDLLMNLWHSRVVVTTFVSLLESLITFRKIPFFYKFPKAVLILDEVQAIPHEYWTPVEKTVEFLSKMGTTVLLSTATKPALLKEALEVVSNKNVYFTALNRTVLKVEKEMSFEEYKEFVRETLKDGKRTLIITNTIREAEEIYDVVEGMGKTCFLSSRVIPKHRLEIVSKINEYDLCVSTQVVEAGVDISFERVIRDIAPVDSIVQAAGRCNRHFELEKGEVIVVPVRNERKNTLFSSYVYGSFLTETSMNVLKNHKFLEESEFFMLVEDFFSYVKTYGNPDKKGIGKALENLNFKKIGEFSLIEPEPTVPFIVLVDEEAQRVFEEFAEIFSGKRSRENFSLVKSLFRELSPYIVSARIKRDLPFPHTIAGMMVIHRNVLDKWYHPVKGLRVEGSDEVIII
- the cas5b gene encoding type I-B CRISPR-associated protein Cas5b, translating into MKVLVFDVSAPYALFRRPYTTTSSYTLPFPPRTTLLGLVGCVLGYSTPERLDSAKVAVQIKNPLKFLRTGTNFVETKKDKKASKRTRISLQLLKNPAYRVFFSWEDEDFERLKNLLEHSETIFTPYLGVASFIARLNYVGKYEATRVADFPCEVHTVVPNTVKLLPEPSHYLIFERVTRKMDKERNMLESAVYIFKRDLSPVKVEGGEVWRVGEQNIVWM
- the cas7b gene encoding type I-B CRISPR-associated protein Cas7/Csh2, with protein sequence MNPVKNRSEVLFIYDVKWANPNGDPLDENRPRFDEETSRLFVTDVRLKRTVRDYLAECYDETLWVTGEAVVPEDRVKELGIKDVNDACQKCIDIRLFGAVIPQSKKGAMESSITGPVQFRYGTSLHRVKLMTIQGTAAFATENSKQRSFREDQVVPYALIAFYGVINQNSAKFTGLTEEDVSKLLEGIWMGTKNLITRSKMEHNPRLLMRVVYKEGVNYHSGELDYLVKVVSEKEDEEIRDISELKLDVTELKQVLESLKDKIERIEYSVDNRLKLAENGEEKPFEEIFGGFQLVKLEW